From a single Nostoc edaphicum CCNP1411 genomic region:
- the hpsL gene encoding hormogonium polysaccharide biosynthesis protein HpsL, with the protein MPKLKSKSKQSKNSKKQTKKGNSALDLKEQLAQKRKTAQARKELTSLLTTATFSGVFVGILLFFVAGIKVAVPGVLGIIVISLSYKYPRQALYAFIIYVPIGGTITYYLGNSPVLQLAKDAFYVPALIGLWQTCRKQGLPLIIPQGIKIPLYIVLGCSLLTLLFVNGGQQFNPPSVGLLEKAPKEIPLGMGILGLKVFLGYVPLIGCAYYLIRDKRDFLLLSRLQIVLILICCVLGCIQYLLLLTGICQGTRGLEGNALFVTSLEARCYFGGALLYSPEEGVIRLPGTFVAPWQWAWFLISSTFFTFATGFTDPSIVWRVIGLSSLVTVFINAVISGQRIALALVPICFGILLLLTGQLGNLKRFIPIGIGLAIVLGIAMVSNPAVVQERTESFTSRWEASPPQDFIVQQFEENWKNVDGPLGSGLGRATNSARAMGKTKLVETYYPKVLYEVGILGVLAFLGLVTSLTIISFKTYRSIKNRNFRSYGAALWVFILFISYNTYYYPLDVDPVAVYYWFFAGVLFKLPELEKQDKEEANPQLKNKKKRLKTI; encoded by the coding sequence ATGCCAAAACTAAAGTCAAAATCTAAGCAATCTAAAAACTCGAAAAAACAGACTAAAAAGGGAAATTCCGCCCTTGACCTCAAAGAACAGTTAGCCCAAAAGCGCAAAACAGCCCAAGCACGTAAAGAACTCACTAGCTTACTCACCACCGCCACCTTTAGCGGTGTTTTTGTTGGCATTCTGCTTTTTTTCGTAGCTGGAATTAAAGTAGCAGTCCCTGGAGTCTTGGGAATAATAGTCATATCCCTTTCCTACAAATACCCGCGCCAAGCGCTATATGCCTTCATAATTTACGTACCTATTGGGGGTACTATCACTTACTACTTGGGCAATAGTCCCGTACTTCAATTAGCTAAAGATGCTTTTTATGTTCCAGCCCTAATTGGACTTTGGCAGACTTGCCGTAAACAGGGGCTACCCTTAATTATCCCCCAAGGTATTAAAATCCCACTTTATATTGTTTTGGGTTGTAGTCTGCTAACGCTGTTATTTGTTAATGGTGGACAGCAGTTTAACCCGCCTAGCGTCGGACTATTAGAAAAAGCACCCAAAGAAATACCTTTAGGTATGGGCATTCTGGGACTGAAAGTATTTTTAGGCTATGTCCCCTTGATTGGTTGTGCCTATTATCTAATTCGCGATAAGCGAGATTTTCTACTTTTATCGCGCCTCCAGATTGTCCTGATACTGATTTGCTGTGTACTGGGATGTATTCAATACCTGCTATTACTAACTGGTATATGTCAAGGCACTAGAGGTCTGGAAGGAAATGCCCTATTTGTCACATCACTAGAAGCCCGGTGTTATTTTGGTGGAGCGCTCTTATATAGTCCCGAAGAAGGGGTTATTCGCTTACCAGGGACATTTGTAGCCCCTTGGCAGTGGGCATGGTTCTTGATTTCCAGCACCTTTTTTACCTTTGCTACTGGCTTCACCGACCCTTCTATAGTATGGCGGGTAATCGGTTTAAGTTCTTTAGTGACAGTCTTTATCAATGCTGTAATTTCTGGACAGAGAATTGCCCTAGCTTTAGTACCAATCTGCTTCGGGATTTTGCTATTGCTCACTGGACAACTTGGCAATCTTAAACGATTTATCCCCATAGGGATAGGACTTGCTATAGTTCTGGGAATTGCGATGGTGAGCAACCCTGCTGTCGTACAAGAGAGAACCGAGAGTTTTACCAGTCGTTGGGAAGCTTCACCACCTCAAGATTTTATCGTCCAGCAATTTGAAGAAAATTGGAAAAATGTAGACGGGCCACTAGGAAGTGGCTTAGGACGAGCAACTAACTCTGCCCGTGCGATGGGTAAAACTAAGCTTGTGGAAACCTATTACCCCAAAGTACTTTATGAAGTTGGAATTCTTGGAGTACTAGCTTTTCTGGGTTTAGTAACAAGTTTAACAATTATTAGCTTTAAAACCTATCGCTCCATAAAAAACCGTAATTTCCGCAGTTACGGAGCAGCTTTATGGGTGTTTATATTGTTTATTAGCTACAACACCTACTACTATCCTCTGGATGTTGATCCTGTTGCTGTCTATTATTGGTTTTTTGCGGGAGTTCTTTTTAAATTGCCAGAACTGGAGAAACAAGATAAAGAAGAAGCCAACCCTCAGCTAAAAAACAAGAAAAAACGTCTTAAAACAATTTAA
- the hpsN gene encoding hormogonium polysaccharide biosynthesis glycosyltransferase HpsN — translation MNNWPLITVVIPTYGREEALRDSVVDVLKQDYPNFEVLVVDQTAKHQPEIQAYLEEMAEAGKIKWLRLNWASLPGARNYAVRRSSGEIILFIDDDVQLTPGLLAAHAKNYFQNPEVGAVAGRVFDRMKLGDSGGDLEIEYLPPQAMDPGIAWYHIDLVHTIKPQQVLTARGCNMSFRSEIFTKYGLRFDERFRGSAVREESDFCLRVRQTGYKIWYDPEAHLVHLGEETGGCHDISMRSLKYQLTFYHNHFLLGLKNLTATQALRLYARLFDCHVLGRPPCHKSGSPIKIATRAIFYILGFFKALGTVIQSTWNDGQIYSRLDKQV, via the coding sequence ATGAATAATTGGCCATTAATTACTGTAGTAATCCCGACCTACGGACGGGAGGAAGCACTACGAGATAGCGTTGTGGATGTCTTAAAACAGGACTATCCAAATTTTGAAGTTTTAGTTGTAGACCAAACCGCAAAACACCAACCAGAAATTCAAGCTTACTTAGAAGAGATGGCGGAGGCAGGTAAAATTAAATGGTTGCGTTTGAATTGGGCGAGTTTGCCAGGGGCGCGTAATTATGCTGTCCGGCGGTCATCTGGTGAAATAATATTATTTATTGATGATGATGTTCAGCTAACCCCTGGATTGTTAGCAGCCCATGCAAAAAATTATTTCCAAAATCCAGAAGTGGGGGCTGTCGCCGGTCGGGTATTTGACAGAATGAAATTGGGTGATTCTGGGGGAGATTTAGAGATTGAATATCTGCCTCCCCAAGCTATGGACCCAGGAATTGCTTGGTATCATATTGATTTAGTACATACCATCAAACCCCAGCAAGTGCTGACAGCGAGGGGTTGCAATATGTCTTTTCGCAGCGAAATTTTTACTAAGTATGGGCTGAGATTTGATGAGAGGTTTCGCGGTAGTGCAGTACGCGAAGAGTCAGATTTTTGTTTGCGGGTGAGGCAGACAGGATATAAGATTTGGTACGACCCAGAAGCCCATTTGGTGCATTTAGGCGAAGAAACAGGGGGTTGTCATGATATTAGTATGCGATCGCTAAAATATCAACTCACCTTTTACCACAACCATTTTTTACTAGGGCTGAAAAACCTCACTGCGACTCAAGCTTTACGCCTATACGCCCGTTTATTTGATTGTCACGTCCTAGGACGCCCACCTTGTCACAAAAGCGGTTCCCCCATCAAAATTGCCACTCGCGCTATTTTCTACATTTTAGGTTTTTTCAAAGCCTTGGGTACTGTTATCCAATCAACATGGAACGATGGTCAAATTTACAGCCGATTGGATAAACAAGTTTAG
- a CDS encoding glycosyltransferase family 4 protein has protein sequence MAKIIVCGQNHIRTPNLPRNSRHTLIQLKSFPTGRYPIEKLWYPLASFMPWQPLWEKYQAIHSFNRILYTNKPWFLTFEDHRVLYRNPKNKQEAVIYDLLNNRLALDNCQKLIAMSDYAKLRFINRIKGWKIEEKLSNKLDIIHPNFTTRVDQPKTYQPDQNLQLVFVGHHIARKGGVVALRLAKKAEKLGLPLTIHIISGLGHGSGVPTDFPDTTKYLEDLKLLDLNNVVFHKYIPNNKVLELLSQSHFQLMATLHDTYGFSIIEGFSVATPVITTNVCALPEFVRHDENGYILELPINEIRHWSNWLHGEKTKTNEYWQILNSTYDYLAEEALQQIIQFLDRNDKREHYEFLSAGALAQVQIVHNSEKQNEFFDNLYAAAV, from the coding sequence ATGGCAAAAATTATCGTATGCGGTCAGAACCACATCAGAACCCCTAACTTACCGCGTAACTCCAGGCATACACTAATCCAACTCAAATCTTTTCCTACAGGCAGATATCCTATAGAAAAACTTTGGTATCCTTTAGCAAGCTTTATGCCTTGGCAACCTTTATGGGAAAAATACCAGGCTATTCATTCTTTCAACAGAATTTTATATACAAATAAACCTTGGTTTCTCACCTTTGAGGATCATCGGGTTTTATATAGAAATCCTAAAAATAAACAAGAGGCAGTAATTTATGACTTATTAAACAATCGTTTAGCGTTAGACAATTGTCAAAAACTGATAGCCATGTCAGATTATGCAAAGTTGAGATTTATTAACCGGATAAAAGGCTGGAAAATAGAAGAAAAATTAAGTAATAAATTGGATATAATTCATCCAAATTTTACTACCAGAGTTGATCAACCTAAAACTTATCAACCAGACCAAAATTTACAGCTTGTTTTCGTCGGGCATCACATTGCTAGAAAAGGTGGAGTTGTTGCTTTAAGGTTAGCAAAGAAAGCTGAAAAATTAGGTTTACCTCTTACCATCCATATCATATCAGGACTGGGGCATGGTTCAGGAGTACCTACAGATTTTCCTGATACCACCAAATATTTGGAAGATTTAAAGTTACTGGATTTAAATAACGTTGTTTTTCACAAATATATCCCTAATAATAAAGTTCTTGAGTTACTATCGCAAAGCCATTTTCAATTAATGGCTACGCTACACGATACTTATGGCTTTAGCATCATCGAAGGATTTTCTGTTGCCACCCCTGTAATTACAACAAATGTATGCGCCTTGCCAGAGTTTGTCCGTCACGATGAAAATGGTTATATTTTAGAATTACCAATTAATGAAATTAGGCACTGGAGTAATTGGCTGCACGGTGAAAAAACTAAAACTAATGAATATTGGCAAATTCTGAATAGTACTTACGATTATTTGGCAGAGGAAGCATTGCAACAAATAATCCAATTTCTTGATAGAAATGATAAACGAGAACATTATGAATTTTTAAGTGCAGGAGCATTAGCTCAAGTACAAATTGTGCATAACTCCGAAAAGCAAAATGAGTTCTTTGATAATCTCTATGCAGCAGCAGTATGA